The following proteins are encoded in a genomic region of Cydia fagiglandana chromosome 26, ilCydFagi1.1, whole genome shotgun sequence:
- the LOC134677587 gene encoding mitochondrial coenzyme A transporter SLC25A42 — protein MTAAPLTASEPRHEAKANSRELSRTATVVTSLAAGACAGALAKTTIAPLDRTKIHFQSSETPYSVRAAFEFLKQSARADGFTALWRGNSATMARIIPYAAIQFTAHEQWKRVLGVDTPAMAKQHKVRHLVAGSLAGVTSQSATYPLDLARARMAVTSASTYPTIADVFRKVATQEGLRTLYRGYPATVLGVVPYAGVSFFTYDTLKRTYFEYSGKQQSSVLNVAFGGAAGALGQTASYPLDIVRRRMQTAPRRPDGSYPYRNISSAIRDVYRAEGWRGFFKGLSMNWVKGPVAVGISFATYDKIKTTLRELALTLQ, from the exons ATGACGGCGGCGCCGCTGACGGCGTCCGAGCCGCGCCATG AAGCGAAGGCGAACTCCCGCGAGCTGTCGCGCACGGCCACGGTGGTGACGTCACTGGCCGCGGGCGCGTGCGCCGGGGCGCTCGCCAAGACCACCATCGCCCCGCTCGACCGCACCAAGATACACTTCCAGAGCTC TGAAACGCCGTACTCCGTTCGCGCAGCGTTCGAGTTCCTGAAGCAGAGCGCCCGCGCCGACGGTTTCACCGCACTGTGGCGCGGCAACAGCGCCACCATGGCGCGCATCATTCCCTACGCCGCCATACAATTTACCGCGCACGAGCAATGGAAACGGGTGCTAGGGGTCGACACTCCTGCTATGGCCAA GCAACACAAAGTCCGGCACCTGGTAGCGGGCTCGCTAGCCGGCGTGACGTCACAGTCGGCCACCTACCCTCTCGACCTGGCGCGGGCTCGCATGGCGGTCACCAGCGCGTCCACATACCCCACCATCGCCGACGTGTTCCGTAAGGTGGCCACTCAGGAGGGGCTGCGGACGCTGTACCG GGGCTACCCGGCGACGGTGCTGGGCGTGGTGCCGTACGCGGGGGTCTCCTTCTTCACATACGACACGCTCAAGAGGACATACTTCG AATACTCAGGCAAGCAGCAGAGCAGCGTTTTAAACGTGGCGTTCGGAGGCGCGGCCGGCGCGCTCGGCCAGACCGCCTCCTACCCGCTCGACATAGTGCGCCGGCGCATGCAGACCGCCCCTAGGCGACCAGACGGCTCCTACCCCTACAGAAACATATCCAGTGCCATCAGAGATGTGTACAG AGCGGAGGGCTGGCGCGGCTTCTTCAAGGGGCTCAGCATGAACTGGGTGAAGGGCCCCGTCGCCGTCGGCATCTCCTTCGCGACCTACGACAAGATCAAGACCACCCTCCGAGAGCTCGCGCTCACGCTGCAGTAG